In Musa acuminata AAA Group cultivar baxijiao chromosome BXJ2-3, Cavendish_Baxijiao_AAA, whole genome shotgun sequence, the following proteins share a genomic window:
- the LOC135606430 gene encoding transcription factor MYB1-like translates to MGRKPCCAKETDLKRGAWTAEEDGILEAYIKTHGEGRWRSLPKKAGLKRCGKSCRLRWLNYLRPDIKRGNISLEEEDLIIRLHRLIGNRWSLIAGRLPGRTDNEIKNYWNTYLRKKVQNQHEPAVVLSSLHHFVQVSREGDLVAVSEAEKAPESVPGESFSILTEGNWWDLLMSSDAGEAASAVQVPHLNLVSLCGDDSRCDLYAANEGMLEDWMCDPAQTSLDRELESLARFLHCDD, encoded by the exons ATGGGAAGGAAGCCTTGCTGCGCTAAAGAGACGGATCTCAAGAGAGGTGCTTGGACTGCAGAGGAGGACGGGATTTTGGAAGCTTACATCAAGACCCACGGGGAAGGAAGATGGAGAAGCCTCCCCAAGAAAGCAG GACTCAAGAGGTGCGGGAAGAGCTGCCGTCTTCGTTGGCTGAACTACCTGAGGCCTGATATCAAGCGAGGGAACATTTCTCTGGAGGAAGAGGACCTCATCATCCGACTCCACAGGCTCATAGGAAACAG GTGGTCGCTGATTGCCGGGCGGTTGCCCGGTCGAacagacaacgagatcaagaattaCTGGAATACTTACTTGAGGAAGAAAGTGCAGAACCAGCACGAGCCCGCCGTGGTGCTCTCCAGTCTGCACCACTTCGTGCAGGTAAGTAGAGAGGGAGACTTGGTTGCTGTCTCCGAGGCCGAGAAGGCACCGGAGTCGGTGCCCGGTGAGTCCTTCTCGATTCTTACGGAAGGGAACTGGTGGGACTTGTTGATGAGCTCCGACGCGGGCGAAGCCGCCTCCGCCGTGCAGGTTCCACACCTCAATTTGGTTTCGCTGTGTGGAGACGACTCGCGTTGCGATCTCTACGCCGCAAACGAGGGGATGCTCGAGGACTGGATGTGTGATCCAGCTCAAACCAGTTTGGATCGGGAACTCGAATCACTGGCCAGATTTCTCCACTGCGACGACTGA